The Triticum aestivum cultivar Chinese Spring chromosome 3A, IWGSC CS RefSeq v2.1, whole genome shotgun sequence genome includes a region encoding these proteins:
- the LOC123059508 gene encoding probable ascorbate-specific transmembrane electron transporter 1, which yields MPVKSGASFRLTALPMIVVAQLLAAAVFTLTLVWVLHFREGVTWEMGSIPQLVYTAHPLFMVIGLVICTGEAVMAYRIVLGPRAARKAVHLLLHLLSLGFAAVGLYAAVKFHRDAGLPDIHSLHSWLGIATIGLYALQWLVAFVYFVFPGAMMTMRADYAPWHIFFGIVIFLMAVCTAETGLAKYIFPGNDYPSEAFVINFLGISIFVFGVTVVLAVILPSRY from the exons ATGCCGGTCAAGAGCGGCGCCAGCTTCCGGCTCACGGCGCTGCCGATGATTGTCGTGGCGCAGCTGCTCGCCGCTGCCGTCTTCACGCTCACCCTCGTATGGGTGCTGCACTTCAGGGAGGGCGTCACCTGGGAGATGGGCTCTATCCCTCAGCTGGTTTACACG GCTCaccccctcttcatggtaatcgGCCTTGTCATTTGCACCGGAGAAG CGGTGATGGCGTACAGGATCGTGCTGGGCCCGCGTGCGGCAAGGAAGGCGGTGCACCTTTTGCTGCATCTGCTTTCCCTGGGCTTCGCAGCCGTCGGGTTGTACGCTGCCGTCAAGTTCCACCGCGACGCCGGCCTCCCTGACATCCACTCCTTGCATTCCTGGCTGGGAATAGCCACCATCGGCCTCTATGCCCTTCAG TGGCTGGTGGCTTTCGTGTACTTTGTGTTCCCTGGGGCTATGATGACCATGAGGGCAGACTACGCGCCGTGGCACATCTTCTTCGGCATCGTCATCTTCCTCATGGCCGTCTGCACCGCTGAGACTGGCCTCGCCAAGTACATCTTCCCCGGCAACGACTATCCAAGCGAGGCGTTCGTCATCAACTTCCTTGGGATCTCCATCTTCGTGTTTGGTGTTACCGTTGTCCTAGCCGTCATCCTTCCGTCAAGATACTAG